A window of the Polaribacter sp. HaHaR_3_91 genome harbors these coding sequences:
- a CDS encoding PleD family two-component system response regulator: protein MKILIADDSGFVRRSLEFSLKDSNHTISVAIDGRDAIEKIKLETPDLIITDLMMPFITGLELVEWIKENYGDQIKIIILTSLGQEDVVLEAFSLGVDDFLTKPFNPTDLLLRIKRFEY from the coding sequence ATGAAAATATTAATAGCAGATGATAGTGGTTTTGTAAGAAGATCATTAGAATTTAGTTTAAAAGACAGTAATCACACAATTTCTGTAGCTATTGACGGAAGAGATGCAATAGAAAAAATTAAATTAGAAACACCAGATTTAATAATAACAGATCTTATGATGCCTTTTATAACTGGGTTAGAATTGGTAGAGTGGATAAAAGAAAACTATGGCGATCAAATAAAAATAATTATTCTAACATCTCTTGGGCAAGAAGATGTGGTTTTAGAAGCTTTTTCTTTAGGAGTAGACGATTTTCTTACAAAACCTTTTAACCCTACAGATTTACTTTTAAGAATAAAAAGATTCGAATATTAA
- a CDS encoding HAMP domain-containing sensor histidine kinase: MEKEKLKIKELQKELWKIGNTIFWSLNAVILLTIILDVIILSKNWLDFVLLKLFLLFSFYFTYNVFKKKHATPNILIHLVLFSFNFLSLISISYSGIGNRIVYTSLLIVLFVAFNTIVLWSIVNSFIQYLLVIVTFIILVLMNVITEPLQILREGGYLFLSLGFISFFFPKIRKKALIERIDIGVRADERINYLGGELSEVNANYALLQKKVLKKENESKFLFQQISSDLNDLSETLIGVEDSCSEKEKKDLDALIQNLRNQSSIYFKPININTVDKNYATDTIDVKQVYIEIFKSFENKIKEKNITGIDNYPATNTLILGNEKVFKTILYNILNFMVTFSNENDKIEVTIGNRKDETIFSVSNKTAGIDTAEIESYFRDLEFVNYDYKKHSDSLKIGLRISKQLTEKMKGYFSYVSSVKMGFELKVQFKTYKQK, encoded by the coding sequence TTGGAAAAAGAGAAACTAAAAATAAAAGAATTACAAAAAGAACTATGGAAAATTGGTAATACAATATTTTGGAGTTTAAATGCTGTAATTTTATTAACAATTATTTTAGATGTCATTATTTTAAGTAAGAATTGGTTAGATTTTGTTCTGTTAAAATTATTTCTTCTTTTTTCTTTCTATTTTACGTACAATGTTTTCAAAAAAAAACATGCGACACCTAATATTTTAATTCATTTAGTATTATTCAGTTTTAATTTTTTATCATTAATTTCTATTTCTTATTCTGGTATAGGTAATAGAATTGTATATACTTCTTTACTTATCGTTTTATTTGTTGCTTTTAATACCATTGTTTTATGGTCTATTGTAAATAGTTTCATTCAGTATTTATTGGTTATAGTAACCTTTATAATATTGGTGTTAATGAATGTTATAACAGAACCTCTTCAAATATTAAGAGAAGGCGGGTATCTTTTTTTATCATTAGGTTTTATTAGTTTTTTCTTTCCAAAAATCAGAAAAAAAGCATTAATAGAAAGAATAGATATAGGAGTTAGAGCAGATGAAAGAATTAATTATTTAGGCGGAGAATTGTCTGAAGTTAATGCTAATTACGCATTATTACAAAAGAAGGTTTTAAAGAAAGAAAATGAATCTAAATTTCTTTTTCAGCAGATTAGTAGTGATTTAAACGACCTTAGTGAAACTTTAATAGGAGTTGAAGATAGTTGTTCTGAAAAAGAAAAGAAAGATTTAGATGCTTTAATACAGAATCTAAGAAATCAAAGTTCTATTTATTTTAAACCGATTAATATAAATACTGTAGATAAAAATTATGCAACAGATACAATAGATGTAAAACAAGTTTATATAGAGATTTTTAAATCATTTGAAAATAAAATTAAAGAAAAAAATATTACAGGTATAGATAACTATCCAGCAACTAATACATTAATTCTTGGTAATGAAAAAGTCTTTAAAACTATATTATATAATATTTTAAATTTTATGGTTACTTTTTCTAACGAGAATGATAAAATAGAAGTAACTATAGGTAACAGAAAAGACGAGACCATATTTAGTGTGTCTAATAAAACTGCAGGAATAGATACAGCCGAAATAGAATCTTATTTTAGAGATTTAGAGTTTGTTAATTACGACTATAAGAAGCATAGCGATAGTTTAAAGATAGGGTTAAGAATTTCTAAACAATTAACAGAAAAAATGAAAGGGTATTTTAGTTACGTTTCTTCAGTAAAAATGGGGTTTGAACTTAAAGTGCAATTTAAAACATATAAACAAAAGTAA